One Myxococcota bacterium DNA segment encodes these proteins:
- a CDS encoding symmetrical bis(5'-nucleosyl)-tetraphosphatase, translating into MVTYAIGDIQGCYKTFSRLLKRINFDASSDKLWLAGDLINRGPKSLDILRFVKDLGDSAVPVLGNHEIYLMALHYGVMASEKPHTMHEILNAPDAHELVEWVRTWPLMRVQGLHVLVHAGLIPCWSVQQARREASAIESILQSEHLPEFLAYAYAHQDSSWHEGLQDFERQALALHAFVHMRLCIDKQRLLFGFSGEPKDAPAGSLPWFMIPGRESIDHQILFGHWSALGLRAFANCVALDSGCVWGQSLSAYRLEDGAIFVEASAES; encoded by the coding sequence ATGGTGACTTATGCAATTGGCGATATTCAGGGATGCTATAAAACCTTTAGCCGTTTATTAAAGCGCATTAACTTCGATGCCTCGAGCGACAAGCTATGGCTCGCTGGCGATTTAATTAATCGTGGTCCTAAATCGCTCGATATTTTACGATTTGTAAAAGACTTAGGCGACAGCGCCGTGCCGGTTTTGGGTAACCACGAGATTTACTTGATGGCGCTTCACTATGGCGTAATGGCTAGCGAAAAGCCGCACACCATGCATGAGATTTTGAACGCGCCGGATGCTCACGAGTTGGTCGAATGGGTCCGAACATGGCCATTGATGCGCGTTCAGGGACTACATGTTTTAGTGCATGCAGGGCTGATTCCTTGTTGGTCGGTGCAACAAGCCCGGCGAGAAGCCTCAGCCATTGAAAGCATTCTGCAGAGCGAGCATCTGCCTGAGTTTCTTGCCTATGCTTATGCGCATCAAGATTCGAGTTGGCATGAGGGCTTGCAAGATTTTGAAAGGCAAGCGCTGGCTTTGCATGCCTTTGTGCATATGCGCCTGTGCATAGACAAACAGCGGCTATTATTTGGCTTCAGCGGGGAGCCCAAAGACGCGCCGGCGGGTTCATTGCCATGGTTTATGATTCCTGGGCGCGAAAGCATCGATCATCAAATTCTTTTTGGACACTGGTCCGCTCTGGGTTTAAGAGCATTTGCCAACTGCGTGGCCCTTGACTCTGGCTGCGTTTGGGGGCAGTCCTTGAGTGCCTATCGCTTAGAAGACGGAGCTATTTTTGTTGAAGCATCAGCTGAAAGTTAA
- a CDS encoding TrmH family RNA methyltransferase: MELLSNPWLHLVLDRPRIIANIASIVRLCAGTEVALHVCGPLVFEQNDKTKWRAGLDYFEGARVHFHGDLPRCLKLLGKEPWLVEVGGSKTPWEADIRAGDVMVLGPETDSVLLEVREAYPERILTLPQPGPVRSLNVAQCAAVAVYEAMRQSWPG; the protein is encoded by the coding sequence TACTCGATAGACCCCGCATTATTGCTAACATTGCCTCGATTGTTCGCCTTTGTGCTGGCACAGAAGTGGCTTTGCATGTTTGCGGGCCGCTGGTGTTTGAACAAAATGATAAAACCAAATGGCGTGCGGGGCTAGATTACTTCGAAGGCGCCAGGGTGCACTTTCACGGGGATTTGCCAAGATGTTTGAAGCTCTTGGGCAAGGAGCCTTGGTTGGTTGAAGTCGGTGGTAGTAAGACACCTTGGGAAGCAGATATACGTGCAGGCGATGTGATGGTGCTGGGGCCCGAAACCGATAGCGTTTTGTTGGAAGTTCGGGAAGCTTATCCTGAGCGGATTTTAACCTTGCCGCAGCCAGGGCCGGTGAGATCGCTTAACGTAGCGCAATGTGCTGCAGTAGCTGTTTACGAAGCCATGCGACAATCATGGCCGGGATGA
- a CDS encoding site-specific DNA-methyltransferase has product MNQWAKGEVEPVDLGKEYEPIARPLSVLSPPEAENLIYPLPDQLYMGDSVDIMRSWPSAHFDACITDPPYNIARDRKGLSWAFSSHVTLQDDWDRFSSSEYETFTANWLAEICRVTKPNGNIFVFGSYHNIYTMGAIAARMDLRVVNSIIWAKPNAQPNITCRMFTESTEQILWLCNNTSKKAKKWTYNYQHMKELNGGKQMRNYWEIPLTPQRERVHGKHPSQKPLRLMERLVLAGTNPGDAVLDCFAGSGSTLLACDRLERKWVGIERDPVYCDIAHKRLDEERRQRRLFPVSP; this is encoded by the coding sequence ATGAATCAGTGGGCAAAAGGGGAAGTTGAGCCTGTAGACTTGGGCAAAGAGTACGAGCCGATTGCGCGGCCTCTTTCTGTGCTTTCTCCCCCCGAAGCTGAAAACCTAATTTACCCGCTGCCTGACCAGCTTTATATGGGTGACAGCGTCGATATCATGCGTTCTTGGCCAAGCGCCCATTTTGACGCTTGCATCACCGACCCGCCGTATAATATCGCCAGAGACCGAAAAGGCCTTTCTTGGGCTTTTTCGTCCCATGTCACTTTGCAAGATGATTGGGACCGTTTCTCTAGCAGCGAATACGAGACTTTTACCGCTAATTGGCTTGCTGAAATTTGCCGCGTGACCAAACCCAATGGCAACATTTTCGTCTTCGGCAGCTATCATAATATTTATACGATGGGCGCCATCGCAGCTCGCATGGACTTGCGTGTTGTAAACAGCATTATTTGGGCTAAGCCAAACGCGCAGCCCAATATTACTTGCCGAATGTTCACTGAAAGCACCGAGCAAATTTTATGGCTTTGCAACAACACCAGCAAAAAAGCCAAAAAGTGGACTTATAATTATCAGCACATGAAAGAGCTCAATGGCGGGAAGCAAATGCGCAACTATTGGGAAATTCCGCTCACGCCTCAAAGAGAGCGCGTCCATGGCAAGCATCCTTCACAAAAACCTTTGCGCCTGATGGAAAGGCTCGTGCTCGCTGGCACGAATCCGGGCGATGCCGTTTTGGATTGTTTTGCAGGTTCGGGCTCCACTTTGCTGGCCTGCGACCGATTGGAAAGAAAATGGGTTGGCATTGAGCGAGACCCTGTTTACTGCGATATTGCCCACAAGCGATTGGATGAGGAACGAAGGCAACGTCGTTTATTTCCCGTGAGCCCGTAA
- a CDS encoding alpha/beta hydrolase has protein sequence MLKHQLKVNGFKVSYYYEGRDKDPSEMRLFLHGWGLSGKSFKHLIHGLAQDYPVIAIDLPGFGDSHGSHFWGFEAYAQFVVDFMDALKIPSAHMMGQSMGGGISLATAALFPERIKSVVVMNSAGIPMRNGQPSIRDRVHELWAQGFDRRILIAFAMNSAKNLKGLIRSVKVPVRHDLRRLLPLIKVPVLLAWGDCDKMLPFVYAEEMAALIPGAKIAPVSGGFHEWGLVQPEIFVSLAKQFADSLSSRP, from the coding sequence TTGTTGAAGCATCAGCTGAAAGTTAACGGTTTCAAAGTTTCATACTACTATGAAGGACGCGACAAAGATCCGTCCGAAATGAGGCTATTTCTGCACGGCTGGGGGCTTTCAGGCAAATCATTCAAACATCTGATTCACGGATTAGCCCAAGATTATCCGGTGATTGCCATCGACCTGCCTGGGTTTGGTGATTCTCATGGCTCTCATTTTTGGGGGTTCGAAGCTTATGCGCAGTTTGTCGTTGATTTTATGGACGCCTTGAAGATTCCTTCAGCGCATATGATGGGCCAATCCATGGGCGGTGGCATCTCTTTGGCCACTGCAGCTCTTTTTCCTGAGCGAATTAAAAGTGTTGTGGTCATGAACAGCGCGGGCATACCCATGCGCAATGGGCAGCCATCGATCAGAGACCGTGTGCATGAACTTTGGGCACAAGGCTTTGATCGGCGCATCCTGATTGCCTTTGCCATGAACTCGGCAAAAAATTTGAAAGGCTTGATTCGTTCGGTGAAAGTGCCGGTTAGGCATGATTTGCGGAGGCTGTTGCCTTTAATCAAAGTACCCGTGCTGCTTGCATGGGGCGATTGCGATAAGATGTTGCCGTTTGTTTATGCAGAAGAAATGGCGGCACTGATTCCAGGTGCTAAAATCGCACCTGTTAGTGGTGGCTTCCACGAATGGGGCTTGGTTCAGCCGGAAATCTTCGTATCGCTAGCAAAACAATTCGCAGATTCCTTGTCATCCCGGCCATGA
- the fmt gene encoding methionyl-tRNA formyltransferase produces the protein MSNLIFFGTPDFAVPSLQALYEFCQKKGDRLLGVVCQPDKAADRGQKLHAPAIKTLAEQLGLTVWQPEKMTPEFIDWFLSQNVDLAVVVAYGKILPKRLLDASRLGFVNVHGSLLPRWRGAAPIQRAVEAGDGETGVCIMNLVPEMDAGEVYLTAKTPIGVQETSGELFERLAPFGADALIQALPGILNGTLGKIPQPEAGVTHAPKVRKDEALIDWTLSAAKLVNHCRAMDPWPGSYSHYQGKKLRLFGGESLDPGSVAGMTAGAAGQILMLGDRLVIAVRDGAVAFSEAQLEGRRRMPIRDLMNGFEMQVSEYLC, from the coding sequence ATGTCTAATTTAATTTTTTTTGGTACGCCTGATTTCGCAGTACCGAGTTTGCAGGCGCTGTATGAGTTTTGCCAAAAAAAAGGCGACCGCTTGCTCGGCGTTGTTTGCCAGCCAGATAAAGCGGCCGATAGAGGCCAAAAATTGCACGCGCCGGCCATTAAAACGTTGGCTGAGCAGCTTGGTTTGACGGTTTGGCAGCCTGAAAAAATGACGCCCGAATTTATTGACTGGTTTTTAAGCCAGAACGTCGATTTGGCGGTGGTCGTGGCTTATGGAAAGATTTTACCGAAGCGACTTTTGGATGCCTCGCGTCTTGGTTTCGTGAACGTGCATGGCTCGCTTTTGCCTAGATGGCGCGGTGCGGCACCGATTCAACGGGCGGTTGAAGCTGGCGATGGGGAGACTGGCGTTTGTATTATGAATTTAGTGCCTGAGATGGATGCGGGCGAGGTTTATCTAACGGCGAAGACGCCGATTGGTGTGCAAGAGACTTCGGGCGAGTTGTTTGAACGGTTGGCGCCATTTGGCGCGGATGCTTTGATTCAGGCATTGCCTGGGATTTTAAATGGGACGCTGGGTAAAATCCCGCAGCCTGAGGCAGGGGTTACGCATGCGCCTAAGGTGCGTAAGGACGAAGCGCTGATTGATTGGACGCTTTCGGCTGCGAAATTAGTGAATCATTGTCGGGCGATGGATCCTTGGCCCGGGAGTTATTCTCATTACCAAGGCAAGAAATTACGATTATTTGGGGGCGAAAGTCTGGATCCCGGCTCGGTGGCCGGGATGACAGCGGGAGCAGCCGGGCAAATTTTAATGCTGGGCGACAGATTAGTGATTGCGGTGAGAGATGGCGCGGTGGCTTTTTCTGAGGCGCAGCTGGAAGGACGGCGCAGAATGCCGATTAGAGATTTGATGAATGGATTTGAGATGCAAGTGAGTGAATACCTATGCTAA